In Luteibacter mycovicinus, a genomic segment contains:
- a CDS encoding SGNH/GDSL hydrolase family protein, with amino-acid sequence MKRLTILLIFLVLSFGAHARDPDHSRWETDIQAFEASDKASPPPANAVLFVGSSSIRFWKSLASDFPHYRVINRGFGGSDMDDSTAFADRIVLPYKPAAIVVYAGDNDLQGGDTPEQVRDDFAAFVTKVRAAQPNVPIAFISIKPSVARVNLLPSINAANKLISTWAMAQKNVAFLDVAPAMIDAQGQPKPDLFIEDGLHMNPKGYALWVAQVGPWLADHATAAEVKQTPNTTTP; translated from the coding sequence ATGAAACGCCTGACGATCCTCCTTATCTTCCTCGTCCTGTCCTTCGGCGCACACGCCAGGGATCCCGACCACAGCCGGTGGGAAACCGACATCCAGGCCTTCGAGGCCTCGGACAAAGCCAGTCCTCCGCCGGCCAACGCCGTGCTGTTCGTCGGCAGTTCGTCGATCCGCTTCTGGAAGAGCCTGGCTTCCGATTTCCCGCACTACCGCGTGATCAACCGCGGCTTCGGCGGATCGGACATGGACGACTCGACCGCCTTCGCCGATCGCATCGTGCTTCCGTACAAGCCCGCGGCCATCGTGGTCTACGCCGGCGACAACGACCTGCAGGGCGGCGACACCCCGGAACAGGTGCGTGACGATTTCGCCGCGTTCGTGACGAAGGTGCGCGCCGCGCAGCCCAATGTCCCGATCGCCTTCATCTCGATCAAGCCCAGCGTCGCCCGGGTCAACCTGCTGCCCAGCATCAACGCCGCCAACAAACTGATCAGCACCTGGGCCATGGCGCAGAAGAACGTGGCTTTTCTGGACGTGGCGCCCGCGATGATCGACGCGCAGGGCCAGCCCAAGCCGGATCTCTTCATCGAAGACGGGCTGCACATGAACCCGAAGGGCTATGCGCTCTGGGTCGCGCAGGTGGGTCCCTGGCTTGCCGACCACGCCACGGCGGCCGAAGTTAAACAGACCCCAAACACGACCACCCCGTGA
- a CDS encoding PQQ-dependent sugar dehydrogenase, translating to MRSALVLALSLLAAPAFAATPAMESLKLPPGFHIAVWTDKVPNAREMAVGTNHTVFVGSRDAGRVYAVSYAADGTVEKVRTVASGLQLPVGVAFHKGDLYISAVSRIVVLRDIENHLDAPPAPEVITDKLPTETHHGWKYIAFGPDDKLYVPVGAPCNICDRDSEGFAQLRRMNADGSGSEVVARGIRNTVGFDWRPSDKTLWFTDNGRDMLGDDLPNDELNHVTKTGQHFGYPFCHQGDTLDPDFGKGRNCKDYTSPVLKLGAHVAALGARFYQGKQFPAAYQGALIVAEHGSWNRTAKSGYRVMMVRLNGDKVTSYEPLVEGFLVGENATGRPADVQPLPDGSLLISDDDNGAIYRVTYKK from the coding sequence ATGCGTAGCGCCCTCGTTCTTGCCCTGTCCCTGCTCGCCGCCCCCGCTTTCGCCGCCACGCCGGCGATGGAATCGCTCAAACTGCCTCCGGGTTTTCATATCGCCGTGTGGACCGACAAGGTGCCCAACGCGCGTGAGATGGCGGTGGGCACGAACCACACCGTCTTCGTCGGCTCGCGCGACGCGGGTCGCGTCTATGCCGTGAGTTATGCGGCGGACGGCACCGTGGAGAAGGTACGCACCGTCGCCAGTGGGCTACAGCTGCCCGTCGGCGTCGCGTTCCACAAAGGTGACCTCTATATCTCGGCCGTCAGCAGGATCGTGGTGCTTCGCGACATCGAGAACCACCTCGACGCGCCGCCCGCGCCCGAGGTCATCACCGACAAGCTGCCCACGGAAACGCATCACGGATGGAAGTACATCGCGTTCGGGCCGGACGACAAGCTCTATGTGCCGGTCGGCGCGCCCTGCAATATCTGCGATCGCGACTCGGAAGGCTTTGCCCAGCTTCGCCGCATGAACGCGGATGGCAGCGGCAGCGAAGTCGTGGCGCGCGGCATCCGCAATACGGTGGGTTTCGACTGGCGCCCGAGCGACAAGACGCTGTGGTTCACCGACAACGGTCGAGACATGCTCGGCGACGACCTGCCCAACGATGAACTCAACCATGTGACGAAGACCGGCCAGCATTTCGGCTACCCCTTCTGCCATCAGGGCGACACACTCGACCCCGACTTCGGCAAGGGCAGGAACTGCAAGGACTACACATCTCCCGTGCTTAAGTTGGGCGCTCATGTCGCCGCGCTGGGTGCCCGCTTCTACCAGGGCAAGCAGTTCCCGGCGGCATATCAGGGCGCACTCATCGTCGCCGAGCACGGTTCGTGGAACCGTACGGCCAAGTCGGGTTATCGCGTGATGATGGTGCGCCTCAACGGCGACAAGGTGACCAGCTATGAACCCCTCGTGGAGGGCTTCCTGGTTGGTGAGAACGCCACCGGCCGTCCCGCCGACGTGCAGCCGCTTCCCGATGGCAGCCTGCTGATCAGCGACGACGACAACGGCGCCATCTATCGCGTCACCTACAAGAAGTAA
- a CDS encoding AI-2E family transporter, protein MSDFPSPLPTPLPSTTAPGAAVSTLVTRGRRKPGSSRSTRRISRHLRAIRISLTGMILLAVLYTVVLGKSLLVPLVLAAFIGLALNPIVVAAARVRFPRWLAAVIVMVTLNVGLVSAIATLSTPALNWFHEAPTAMRAFAPKIKPMTQQIEAASRATQNLVGGAVTRNAPQANAGFAFTAWDIVAGAPKVLASVLTVALLVFFFLVYGDEILRRAVEISPTFAYKRHTVSIVRSIQVEVSSYLLLTAAINVTLGLVTAGMLYLYGVPDPLLWGTVATVANFIPYVGAITTTTVLAVVGVLHFQEVGPALLPAATFAGITAIEGNLLTPMLQGRRSRLSPVAILLWLLIWGWLWGIPGALLAVPMLTCVKLVTAKLRGWEWFAHIISR, encoded by the coding sequence ATGAGCGATTTTCCCAGTCCACTCCCTACGCCGTTGCCATCGACGACGGCGCCCGGGGCTGCCGTGTCCACGCTGGTCACGCGCGGGCGGCGTAAACCCGGCAGTAGTCGCAGCACCCGGCGTATCTCGCGCCACCTTCGCGCCATACGTATTTCACTGACCGGCATGATCCTGCTGGCGGTTCTGTATACCGTCGTGCTGGGCAAGTCGTTGCTGGTCCCACTGGTACTCGCGGCCTTTATCGGCCTTGCACTGAACCCGATCGTCGTCGCCGCCGCGCGGGTGCGTTTTCCCCGCTGGCTCGCCGCGGTTATCGTGATGGTGACGCTCAACGTGGGGCTGGTTTCAGCGATCGCCACGCTGTCCACGCCCGCGTTGAACTGGTTCCACGAAGCACCGACGGCGATGCGTGCGTTCGCGCCCAAGATCAAGCCGATGACACAGCAGATCGAAGCGGCGAGCCGGGCGACACAGAATCTGGTCGGCGGCGCCGTGACGCGTAACGCGCCTCAGGCGAACGCGGGTTTTGCCTTCACGGCGTGGGACATCGTGGCCGGTGCGCCGAAGGTACTCGCAAGCGTACTGACCGTCGCGCTCCTGGTGTTTTTCTTTCTTGTGTACGGCGACGAGATCCTCCGCCGCGCGGTGGAGATATCGCCTACGTTCGCGTACAAGCGGCACACCGTGAGCATCGTGCGCAGCATCCAGGTCGAGGTGTCGAGCTACCTGCTGCTCACCGCCGCGATCAACGTCACGCTGGGCCTGGTCACCGCCGGCATGCTCTACCTCTATGGCGTACCCGATCCGCTGCTCTGGGGCACGGTCGCGACCGTCGCCAACTTCATTCCCTATGTGGGTGCAATCACGACGACCACGGTGCTTGCTGTCGTCGGCGTCCTTCACTTTCAGGAAGTCGGCCCGGCGCTGCTTCCCGCCGCGACCTTTGCCGGCATCACCGCCATCGAAGGCAACCTGCTGACCCCGATGTTGCAGGGGCGCCGGTCACGGCTCAGCCCCGTCGCCATTCTTCTCTGGCTGCTGATCTGGGGCTGGCTGTGGGGTATTCCCGGCGCGCTGCTGGCCGTACCGATGCTGACCTGCGTGAAACTCGTCACCGCCAAACTGCGCGGGTGGGAGTGGTTCGCGCACATCATTTCCCGGTGA
- a CDS encoding DUF885 domain-containing protein: MSPWIRAIAFAGLVAGTAHAATPADDAFKAIYTKEWAWRSGQAGILTSGEAQPGEGRLDTVDAASQARRLAYWNDVLAQLGRIDPASLSGTVRVDYAVYRAQIANLAAAQRFQQWQMPFNSDSAFWSDIGYVLHGDDLRTRDDYRKYIDRLRQIPAYMDQEIDNMRLGLARGFTVPREVLNGRDVSIAAVAELKNPEDSALYGPFRSLPKTLPPRDADLLRAEARKVIAEDVIPSYGKLLTFFRNEYVPGARPTLAAESLPDGKAYYRQQILEYTTLDLTPDAIHAIGLREVDRLHKEMVATMKETGFKGDFPAFLAFLRSDPQFYAKTPDELLMRTAWVAKQVDAKLGKYFGLLPRQRFAIEPVPADIAPYYTSGRGGPDTYLVNTYDLPSRPLFNMPALTLHESMPGHALQLALSAEQQGLPDFRRDGYISAYGEGWALYSEYLGEEMGIYHTPYERFGFLTYQMWRACRLVVDTGIHHLGWTRQQAIDYLAGNTALSQREIANEVDRYISWPGQALSYELGYLKIRALREKAEKELGEKFDLRAFHDTVLALGSVPLPVLEQHVDAWIASRK; the protein is encoded by the coding sequence ATGTCCCCCTGGATTCGCGCCATCGCCTTCGCCGGCCTCGTCGCCGGTACCGCCCATGCCGCCACGCCGGCCGACGACGCCTTCAAGGCGATCTACACGAAGGAATGGGCATGGCGTAGCGGGCAGGCGGGCATCCTGACCTCGGGCGAAGCGCAGCCCGGCGAGGGCCGCCTGGATACGGTGGACGCCGCCAGCCAGGCCAGGCGCCTCGCCTACTGGAACGACGTGCTGGCGCAGCTGGGTCGCATCGATCCGGCCTCGCTGAGCGGCACGGTTCGTGTGGACTACGCCGTTTACCGCGCGCAGATCGCCAACCTCGCGGCTGCCCAGCGCTTCCAGCAGTGGCAGATGCCGTTCAACAGCGACTCGGCCTTCTGGTCCGACATCGGCTACGTGCTTCACGGCGACGACCTGCGCACGCGCGACGATTATCGGAAGTACATCGATCGCCTGCGCCAGATCCCGGCCTATATGGACCAGGAGATCGACAACATGCGTCTGGGCCTGGCGCGCGGTTTCACCGTCCCGCGCGAGGTGCTCAATGGACGCGATGTATCGATCGCCGCCGTCGCCGAACTGAAGAACCCCGAAGACAGTGCGCTGTACGGTCCGTTCAGGTCGCTGCCGAAGACCCTGCCCCCCAGGGACGCCGACCTGTTGCGTGCCGAGGCACGCAAGGTCATCGCCGAGGATGTGATTCCCTCCTACGGCAAGCTGCTGACGTTCTTCCGCAACGAGTACGTCCCTGGGGCGCGCCCGACCCTGGCGGCCGAGTCGCTGCCCGACGGTAAGGCCTACTACCGACAGCAGATCCTAGAATACACCACCCTGGATCTGACGCCCGATGCCATCCACGCCATCGGCCTGCGCGAGGTCGACCGCCTCCACAAGGAGATGGTCGCCACGATGAAGGAGACCGGGTTCAAGGGCGATTTCCCGGCCTTCCTCGCTTTCCTGCGCAGCGATCCGCAGTTCTATGCGAAGACGCCCGACGAATTGTTGATGCGCACGGCCTGGGTGGCCAAGCAGGTCGATGCGAAGCTCGGCAAGTACTTCGGCCTGTTACCGCGCCAGCGCTTCGCCATCGAACCGGTGCCTGCGGATATCGCGCCTTATTACACGTCCGGCCGCGGCGGCCCGGACACGTACCTCGTCAACACGTACGACCTGCCATCCCGTCCGCTGTTCAACATGCCGGCGCTGACGCTGCATGAGTCGATGCCCGGGCACGCGTTGCAACTGGCGCTGTCGGCCGAGCAGCAGGGTCTGCCCGACTTCCGTCGCGACGGTTACATCTCCGCCTATGGCGAGGGATGGGCGTTGTACTCGGAATACCTGGGCGAGGAGATGGGCATCTACCACACGCCCTACGAGCGCTTCGGGTTCCTCACGTATCAGATGTGGCGTGCCTGTCGCCTCGTCGTCGATACCGGCATCCACCATCTCGGCTGGACGCGTCAGCAGGCGATCGATTACCTCGCCGGCAATACGGCGCTGAGCCAGCGCGAGATCGCCAACGAGGTCGACCGCTACATCAGTTGGCCAGGGCAGGCGCTGTCGTATGAGTTGGGCTACCTGAAGATCCGCGCGTTGCGCGAGAAGGCGGAAAAGGAGCTGGGCGAGAAGTTCGACCTGCGGGCCTTCCACGACACGGTGCTGGCGCTGGGATCGGTGCCGCTGCCGGTGCTGGAGCAGCATGTCGACGCGTGGATTGCATCCAGGAAATGA
- a CDS encoding YheT family hydrolase produces MSLPKGVDLNPPWPLRSGHVQTMLSSSGIRRTLLPKRAHKVREDAREVLVDVGSGDRLSGRFTPQTTGGASRGLAILFHGWEGSVDSTYVLQTGSRLLEDGWDIFRLNFRDHGDSHGLNEALFHSCRIDEVVTALGEIARMFPSRVIGVAGFSLGGNFALRAAMLASKQVIPIDYVLAVCPIIDPAEGLFSLESEAPWFYNAYFMHKWRRSLRLKQEAFPQHTYFELDELKQNMRDLTSSLVLRHTDFGSLEAYLDGYSVAGDRLMGLHVPATILTSRDDPVIPVSAFHQLRLPPNIELDIANYGGHCGFIRDFSMTSFTDDYIAARFNAIAG; encoded by the coding sequence ATGAGCCTGCCCAAGGGCGTCGACCTGAATCCGCCGTGGCCGCTGCGTAGCGGCCACGTCCAGACCATGCTCTCCTCCAGCGGCATCCGTCGCACCCTGCTGCCCAAACGGGCGCACAAGGTGCGGGAAGACGCACGCGAAGTGCTGGTCGACGTGGGCAGCGGCGATCGCCTGAGCGGGCGCTTCACCCCGCAGACCACCGGTGGCGCGTCGCGCGGTCTGGCCATCCTTTTCCACGGCTGGGAAGGCAGCGTCGATTCCACCTACGTCCTGCAGACGGGCAGCCGCCTGCTCGAAGACGGCTGGGACATCTTCCGCCTCAACTTCCGCGACCACGGCGACAGCCACGGCCTCAACGAGGCGCTGTTCCACTCGTGCCGCATCGACGAGGTGGTGACCGCGCTGGGTGAGATCGCCCGGATGTTCCCCTCGCGTGTGATCGGCGTCGCCGGTTTCTCCTTGGGCGGCAACTTCGCACTGCGCGCCGCCATGCTGGCGTCTAAGCAGGTCATTCCGATCGATTACGTGCTGGCGGTCTGCCCGATCATCGACCCGGCCGAGGGCCTGTTCTCGCTGGAGAGCGAGGCGCCGTGGTTCTACAACGCCTACTTCATGCACAAGTGGCGACGCTCCCTGCGGCTCAAGCAGGAGGCGTTCCCGCAGCATACCTATTTCGAGCTCGACGAGCTCAAGCAGAACATGCGCGACCTGACCAGTTCGCTGGTGCTGCGCCATACGGATTTCGGCTCGCTCGAGGCCTACCTCGACGGCTACTCCGTCGCGGGCGACCGGCTCATGGGCCTGCACGTTCCCGCGACCATCCTCACCTCGCGCGACGATCCCGTCATTCCGGTGAGTGCCTTCCATCAGCTTCGCCTGCCGCCCAACATCGAGCTCGATATCGCCAACTATGGCGGACATTGCGGTTTCATCCGCGATTTCAGCATGACCAGCTTCACCGACGACTACATCGCGGCCCGCTTCAACGCCATCGCGGGCTGA
- a CDS encoding YbhB/YbcL family Raf kinase inhibitor-like protein, with protein sequence MRLTSDSIEHGKPIPANFAFMEIGEPIKPAGNVTPHLAWTEVPSTAKSFAIAVIDTDVPSKPDDVNVEGREVRRDLPRVEFVHWLMANIPLECRELGEGACGEGVVPRGKKDPVGPPGSVQGLNDYTGWFKGDRDMEGHYHGYDGPCPPWNDSIPHHYHFHVYALDVETVPLEKGFNLAELRDVIEGHVVDEAVITGTYSLNPKVKA encoded by the coding sequence ATGCGTTTAACCAGCGACAGCATCGAACACGGTAAGCCGATTCCGGCCAACTTCGCCTTCATGGAGATCGGTGAGCCGATCAAGCCGGCCGGCAACGTCACCCCGCATCTGGCCTGGACCGAAGTGCCGTCGACGGCGAAGTCCTTTGCCATCGCGGTGATCGACACCGACGTGCCCTCGAAGCCGGACGACGTCAACGTCGAGGGCCGCGAAGTGCGTCGCGACCTGCCGCGCGTCGAGTTCGTCCACTGGCTGATGGCGAACATTCCGCTCGAGTGCCGGGAACTGGGCGAAGGCGCCTGCGGTGAGGGCGTCGTGCCGCGCGGCAAGAAAGATCCGGTCGGTCCTCCCGGTTCGGTTCAGGGCCTGAACGACTACACCGGCTGGTTCAAGGGCGACCGGGACATGGAGGGTCACTACCACGGCTACGACGGCCCATGCCCGCCGTGGAACGACAGCATTCCGCATCACTATCACTTCCACGTCTACGCGCTGGACGTGGAGACGGTCCCGCTCGAGAAAGGGTTCAACCTTGCCGAGCTGCGGGACGTGATCGAGGGGCACGTGGTGGACGAGGCGGTAATCACCGGGACGTACTCACTGAATCCGAAGGTCAAGGCCTGA
- a CDS encoding Lrp/AsnC family transcriptional regulator — protein sequence MQSTLDRTDLRILATLQSSGRMSNADLAAEVNLSPSACLRRVQKLEADGVIGGYGARLEPRAVGLGLQAFVRVQLSRHESPAIDAFTESVAGWEEVVACYALTGDMDYLLQVYVADLDGFSQFLLDRLLNASGVADVNTSFVLRTVKASTALPLGNVSS from the coding sequence ATGCAGTCCACGCTCGATCGCACCGATCTCCGTATCCTCGCGACCCTTCAGTCCAGCGGTCGTATGAGCAATGCCGATCTGGCGGCTGAGGTGAACCTGTCGCCGTCGGCCTGCCTGCGCCGTGTCCAGAAGCTCGAGGCGGATGGCGTGATCGGTGGGTACGGCGCGCGGCTGGAGCCCCGGGCGGTCGGGCTGGGTCTGCAGGCCTTCGTCCGGGTGCAGCTGTCCCGGCACGAGTCGCCCGCCATCGACGCGTTCACCGAGTCGGTGGCTGGCTGGGAGGAGGTGGTCGCCTGCTATGCCCTGACGGGCGACATGGATTACCTGCTCCAGGTCTACGTGGCCGATCTGGACGGCTTTTCGCAGTTCCTTTTGGACCGTCTGCTCAACGCCTCGGGCGTGGCCGACGTGAATACCAGCTTCGTCCTGCGCACGGTGAAGGCTTCGACGGCCCTTCCACTAGGAAATGTCTCAAGCTAG
- a CDS encoding RES family NAD+ phosphorylase, whose translation MTTAPPSRRIRWTHAYRIVPSRFPPVGLFDRIADARDIDAVMAIESMTNPRLREEMGALSMVPPDRRVSGPGTTPIMAAFTHIPPEGSRFSDGHWGVFYAAHTIATAIEETVYHREAFLAATREPPTDVQVRCYSTSIAGRLHDIRGGWAAEHDPDSYLASVKLARTLREEGSNGIVYDSARHPGGECVAVFFPDLIAPCMQAEHFIYRWNGQRIEAVLKVTAVDRPGLPPEA comes from the coding sequence ATGACGACGGCACCGCCGTCGCGGCGGATTCGCTGGACCCACGCCTACCGCATTGTCCCCAGCCGTTTTCCTCCGGTGGGACTGTTCGACCGTATCGCCGATGCCAGGGACATCGATGCCGTCATGGCGATCGAGTCGATGACCAACCCCCGCCTGCGCGAGGAAATGGGCGCGCTGAGCATGGTGCCGCCCGACCGGCGCGTCTCCGGCCCCGGCACGACACCGATCATGGCCGCGTTCACCCACATTCCGCCAGAGGGCAGCCGCTTCTCCGATGGTCACTGGGGCGTGTTCTATGCGGCGCATACCATCGCCACCGCGATCGAAGAGACGGTCTACCACCGCGAAGCCTTCCTGGCGGCGACGCGGGAACCGCCCACCGACGTCCAGGTGCGGTGCTACAGCACCTCGATCGCGGGACGCCTGCACGATATCCGTGGGGGCTGGGCCGCCGAACACGATCCGGACTCCTATCTGGCCAGCGTCAAGCTGGCCCGGACCCTGCGTGAGGAAGGCTCCAACGGCATCGTCTACGACAGCGCGCGCCACCCGGGCGGGGAGTGCGTCGCGGTGTTCTTCCCCGACCTGATCGCGCCCTGCATGCAGGCCGAACATTTCATCTATCGATGGAACGGCCAGCGCATCGAGGCGGTGCTGAAGGTCACCGCGGTGGATCGTCCCGGTTTGCCCCCGGAGGCCTGA
- a CDS encoding MbcA/ParS/Xre antitoxin family protein yields MQPAIHVEPGYADDLGGPALRAFFALAERWKLRGAEQRTLLGDPPESTYFKWKKLQDGTPSRDVVERISYLLGIWKDLQILFPDPGQADAWVRKPNTAPLFGGHSALDRMLSGNVADLYVVRQYLDAQRGWNG; encoded by the coding sequence ATGCAGCCAGCCATCCACGTCGAACCCGGTTACGCCGATGATCTCGGCGGGCCGGCCTTGCGCGCCTTCTTCGCCCTCGCGGAGCGCTGGAAACTCCGCGGCGCCGAGCAGCGCACGCTGCTGGGCGATCCCCCGGAGTCCACGTACTTCAAATGGAAGAAGCTACAGGACGGAACCCCCTCTAGGGACGTCGTGGAGCGCATCAGCTACCTGCTTGGCATCTGGAAGGACCTCCAGATCCTTTTCCCCGACCCCGGCCAGGCGGATGCCTGGGTGCGCAAGCCCAACACTGCGCCTCTCTTCGGCGGCCACTCGGCACTGGATCGCATGCTCTCGGGCAACGTCGCCGACCTCTATGTCGTCCGTCAGTACCTGGACGCGCAGCGCGGCTGGAACGGATGA
- a CDS encoding DUF883 family protein, with product MNKPADHVANAATAAANTVSAAERIDARAEQVKQATSSAVDRTKDAVDRAADKVEDTLHSATDKAAYGATRAAEKAEEAKLRGKEAYGEAVDTANDWLDTARDYVREKPVQSIALALAAGWLAGRILRN from the coding sequence ATGAACAAGCCCGCCGACCATGTCGCCAACGCCGCGACTGCCGCCGCGAACACCGTCTCGGCTGCCGAGCGCATCGACGCACGTGCCGAGCAGGTGAAGCAGGCAACCTCCAGCGCCGTCGACCGCACCAAGGACGCCGTCGATCGCGCGGCGGACAAGGTGGAAGACACGCTCCATAGCGCTACTGACAAGGCCGCCTACGGCGCGACCCGCGCCGCCGAGAAAGCGGAAGAAGCCAAGCTTCGCGGCAAGGAAGCTTATGGTGAAGCCGTCGACACCGCGAACGACTGGCTCGACACCGCACGCGACTACGTGCGTGAGAAGCCGGTCCAGTCGATCGCGCTGGCGCTTGCCGCCGGCTGGCTCGCGGGCCGTATCCTGCGCAACTGA
- a CDS encoding DUF1328 domain-containing protein: MLHYALVFLVIAIIAAVFGFGGIAGTAAGIAKILFVVFLILAIISFFRGRGPRV; the protein is encoded by the coding sequence ATGCTTCATTACGCCCTCGTCTTCCTCGTCATCGCCATCATCGCCGCCGTTTTCGGCTTTGGCGGTATCGCGGGTACGGCGGCAGGTATCGCGAAGATCCTTTTCGTGGTCTTCCTGATCCTCGCCATCATTTCGTTCTTCCGCGGACGTGGGCCGCGCGTCTGA
- the phhA gene encoding phenylalanine 4-monooxygenase produces the protein MESPRRVEHQQTDRGYVPVYATGIVEQPWASYSKTDHEVWDTLYRRQRDLLPAYACQEFLDGVERFGFGEGGIPRFEDLNKVLGEATGWEIVAVEGLLPDEVFFDHLANRRFPVSWWIRRPDQLDYLSEPDLFHDLFGHVPLLLNPVFADYMQAYGKGGMKAYAIGPEALMNLTRLYWYTVEFGLIRTDAGLRIYGAGIVSSKGESIYSIDSASPNRVGFDLERVMNTRYRIDSYQQTYFVIDDFAQLFEATGPDFTPIYARLADGTAVAASDVVPADKIFNIGTREGFVSGGDN, from the coding sequence ATGGAAAGCCCCCGCCGCGTCGAGCATCAGCAAACCGACCGCGGATACGTGCCCGTCTACGCGACCGGCATCGTGGAGCAACCGTGGGCGAGCTACTCGAAGACCGATCATGAGGTCTGGGACACACTCTATCGGCGCCAGCGCGACCTGCTGCCCGCGTACGCCTGCCAGGAATTTCTGGACGGCGTCGAGCGTTTCGGCTTCGGCGAGGGCGGCATTCCCCGCTTCGAGGATCTGAACAAGGTGCTGGGCGAGGCCACCGGCTGGGAGATCGTCGCCGTGGAAGGCCTGCTGCCGGACGAGGTGTTCTTCGACCACCTGGCCAACCGCCGTTTCCCGGTCAGCTGGTGGATCCGTCGGCCGGACCAGCTGGACTACCTGTCCGAGCCGGATCTGTTCCACGACCTCTTCGGCCATGTGCCCCTCCTGCTCAACCCGGTTTTCGCCGATTACATGCAGGCCTACGGCAAGGGCGGTATGAAGGCTTACGCGATCGGCCCCGAGGCGTTGATGAACCTCACGCGCTTGTACTGGTACACGGTGGAATTCGGCCTGATCCGCACCGATGCCGGCCTGCGTATCTACGGCGCCGGTATCGTCAGCTCCAAGGGCGAGTCGATCTACTCGATCGACTCCGCATCGCCAAACCGGGTCGGCTTCGACCTCGAGCGGGTGATGAACACCCGGTACCGGATCGATTCCTACCAGCAGACGTACTTCGTCATCGACGACTTCGCCCAGCTGTTCGAGGCGACCGGTCCGGACTTCACGCCGATCTATGCCCGGCTGGCCGACGGCACCGCCGTGGCGGCTTCCGATGTCGTCCCGGCGGACAAAATTTTCAATATCGGCACGCGCGAAGGCTTCGTTTCCGGCGGAGATAACTGA
- a CDS encoding lysophospholipid acyltransferase family protein — translation MEAATANPTPRDRLRPLRYVWRIPLLLLHVLFAIVICAGILSWSRGVMKDGKEPFAHRAIRLWSTLLLRIFGLRSVRIGTPLPDPVLFVANHTSWLDIVLLHSQRAACFVAKAEIAGWPLVGWMAARGGTIFHRRGNNHSLASVMAVMVERLREGRAVAVFPEGGTGHNGVLRVFHARIFQAALDAGVPVQPVALRFARQGRRIIDAGFREDESFVGNILRLLGEAPMDAEVHFLEPVPLSDDGRRRMAEASRERIALALDTDTSA, via the coding sequence ATGGAAGCCGCCACCGCCAATCCGACACCCCGCGACCGTTTGCGTCCGCTGCGCTATGTGTGGCGGATACCCTTGCTGTTGCTCCACGTCCTCTTCGCCATCGTCATCTGTGCCGGCATCCTTAGCTGGTCGCGCGGTGTCATGAAGGACGGCAAGGAGCCGTTCGCGCATCGCGCGATCCGCCTGTGGTCGACCCTGCTCCTACGCATCTTCGGCCTGCGCAGCGTCCGCATCGGTACGCCGTTGCCCGATCCGGTCCTGTTCGTGGCCAACCACACGTCGTGGCTGGACATCGTGCTGCTTCATTCGCAGCGTGCCGCCTGCTTCGTGGCCAAGGCGGAGATCGCCGGCTGGCCGCTGGTCGGCTGGATGGCTGCCCGTGGCGGCACGATCTTCCACCGGCGCGGCAATAACCACTCGCTGGCCTCGGTGATGGCGGTGATGGTGGAGCGCCTGCGCGAAGGGCGCGCGGTCGCCGTGTTCCCCGAAGGCGGCACGGGCCACAACGGCGTGCTTCGCGTCTTCCATGCCCGTATCTTTCAGGCGGCGCTCGATGCCGGGGTGCCGGTACAGCCGGTGGCGCTGCGCTTCGCTCGTCAGGGTCGTCGCATCATCGATGCGGGCTTCCGGGAAGACGAGAGTTTCGTGGGCAATATCCTACGTCTGCTGGGCGAGGCCCCGATGGACGCGGAAGTGCACTTCCTCGAGCCTGTGCCGCTATCCGACGACGGGCGCCGCCGCATGGCGGAGGCCTCGCGCGAGCGCATCGCGCTGGCCCTGGATACCGATACCTCCGCATGA